A single Carassius auratus strain Wakin unplaced genomic scaffold, ASM336829v1 scaf_tig00023534, whole genome shotgun sequence DNA region contains:
- the LOC113077922 gene encoding uncharacterized protein LOC113077922 isoform X3 — MLKLFSNCKQTNAGTSDGLEQVNGLNSAADSRWSNIHLNNKTRDLTIRNIRRDQSGVYKVEINTISIILHRKFKVTLGGMKNVSVMTGKSVILLSSVLKIQEYDLILWTFEDHLMAKINKMTNQFLLYDSAEGKFKGRLELSRETGDLTISDSRTTDSGDYHLHMSNRTFTLQRTITVTVTGLHPGYIALICVCVVLVTLLVALVTYYRCKDKEII, encoded by the exons atgttaaaactgtttagtaattgtaaacaaacaaacgCTGGGACCAGCGATGGTCTCGAGCAAGTTAATGGATTAAACAGCGCTGCTGACTCGAGATGGAGTAACATTCATCTGAACAATAAGACCCGAGATCTCACCATCAGAAACATCCGAAGAGATCAGTCTGGAGTTTATAAGGTGGAGATCAACACCATCAGTATTATTTTGCACAGGAAATTCAAAGTTACCCTTG GTGGCATGAAGAACGTATCGGTCATGACAGGAAAATCTGTCATTCTACTCTCTAGTGTTCTTAAAATACAGGAATATGATCTGATACTATGGACGTTTGAAGATCATCTCATggccaaaattaataaaatgacaaatcagTTCTTATTATATGACAGTGCTGAAGGGAAATTTAAAGGAAGATTGGAGCTCAGTCGTGAGACTGGAGATCTCACCATCAGTGactccagaaccacagactctggagattaTCATCTACACATGAGCAACAGAACATTCACCTTACAGAGGACCATCActgttactgtcactg GTCTTCACCCAGGTTATATAGCACTGATATGTGTTTGTGTAGTGTTAGTGACATTGCTTGTGGCTCTTGTGACTTACTATCGCTGCAAAG ATAAAGAAATTATCTAA
- the LOC113077926 gene encoding uncharacterized protein LOC113077926, giving the protein MLSSAVGTAYLNRPTDCSRVLLKVVKVCLQYRERALETYAVLDDGSERTILLCEAADKLGLRGIPEELALRTIRQETQVLQGASVSFSVSSASQPKRNYHISGAFTAQNLGLADHSYPLATLQKRYRHLRGLPLEPFDRVSPLLLIGADQPHLITPTEPVRLGPPGGPVAIRTRLGWTLQGPARGLPHHPRSQNCYLTSVNPETAELLRNVEKLWQVDTLPFKSEKQVTRSREDQEALSLLESKTIRVEHNKVQHYATPLLRKRNTSPFHATRDAVMPSLRGTEKRLAKDEDKASAYITEISKLELAGSVRKLTEEEVAQSEESWFIPHHLVHHNGKNRLVFNCSYQFHGRNLNESLLPGPTLGPSLLGVLLRFREHAIAISGDIKAMFHQVCLLPEDKSLLRFVWRNLCRDVPPVVYEWQVLPFGTTCSPCCATFALQKHVHDHSNEEEDVRNSVDRCFYVDNCLQSLPSKAEAKELLEKLRVLLASGGFEIRQWASNAPEILSHLPQEARSDNAELWLTQNSADIQESTLGLRWHCPTDTIGYKHRLDDYGPTTMRTVYRTLAKQYDPLGLILPYTTRAKVIVQRLWDKQREWDDPLLPEELLQAWNAWVSELPELSRITLPRCYVPTTMDQPDVTREVHVFCDASDRAYGSVAYLRSEDAYGGVHLAFLLARSRVAPKRQQSMPRLELCAAVTGAQLAKLIVSELTLPIKRTILWSDSTTVLTWLRSDSCRFKVFVGTRIAEIQELTDQQSWRYVSSTLNPADDLTRGKSLVELAQTNRWCQGPSFLLQPPHEWPEAPAGTYEEDPTELRRSLFCHFISTSSDKSVPDSSQYATWSELVEATARTLQHDKAEQDVSPTSRAYQQAVLFLIKQSQLESFPEEYHLLKANKSVPSSSRLLVLAPEFDATDEIIRVGGRLRRAEDLDPNFKHPIVLDPSHYITKLLIQDWDQRLCHPGPERVFAELRRSYWILRGREAVRKHQYACLECRKLRSKPVVPKMADLPPARLRLFKPAFYSTGMDCFGPFQVKIGRRTEKRWGIIFKCLTTRAVHLDVLTSIDTDAFLMAVRRFTARRGTPAELYSDQGTNFRGGEKELREAFSVMSTDLQGLLAKHQINFHFNPPTAPHFGGVWEREIRSVKAALSTTIGAQSVPEEVLRTVLIEVEAILNSKPLGYVSSNISDVDPITPNHLLMGRPSSSFPQVVYQDSERLSRRRWRQSQILVDHFWAKFISYYLPGLQLRQKWQGTTADLTEGSVVMMVDPQLPRALWLVGKVVRVFPSADGHVRAAEVKVDNKSFTRPVVRLIKLPELPNDY; this is encoded by the coding sequence ATGTTGAGCTCTGCAGTTGGCACTGCTTACTTGAATCGTCCAACAGACTGCAGCCGGGTATTACTGAAAGTGGTGAAAGTTTGTCTGCAGTATCGTGAACGAGCTCTGGAGACTTACGCTGTCCTCGACGATGGCTCTGAGAGGACTATTCTTCTATGTGAAGCAGCAGATAAGCTCGGCTTGCGTGGAATCCCTGAGGAACTGGCATTGAGAACAATCAGACAAGAAACCCAAGTACTTCAAGGAGCCTCTGTCTCTTTCAGTGTTTCATCTGCCTCACAGCCTAAACGGAATTACCACATTAGTGGTGCATTCACTGCTCAGAATCTGGGACTGGCTGATCATTCCTACCCACTAGCCACCTTACAGAAAAGGTACCGGCACCTCAGAGGCTTGCCACTTGAGCCATTCGATCGAGTATCTCCTCTCCTTCTCATTGGAGCTGATCAACCTCATCTGATAACTCCAACAGAACCAGTGCGTCTGGGACCACCAGGAGGACCTGTTGCTATACGGACCAGATTAGGGTGGACACTACAAGGCCCAGCCAGAGGTCTACCACACCATCCTAGATCTCAGAACTGTTACCTGACCTCAGTAAACCCTGAAACAGCTGAACTTCTGAGAAATGTGGAGAAGTTGTGGCAGGTGGACACGCTACCATTCAAATCAGAGAAACAGGTAACTCGATCACGAGAGGATCAAGAGGCACTCTCACTGCTGGAAAGTAAAACCATCCGTGTTGAGCATAACAAGGTCCAGCACTATGCAACCCCTTTGCTACGGAAGAGAAATACTTCCCCTTTTCATGCAACTAGAGATGCTGTCATGCCAAGTCTCCGAGGTACAGAGAAACGACTCGCTAAAGATGAAGACAAAGCCTCAGCATACATAACAGAAATCAGTAAACTTGAACTGGCAGGCTCAGTACGCAAGCTGACCGAGGAAGAGGTTGCACAGAGTGAGGAATCATGGTTCATTCCTCATCATTTAGTACATCATAATGGGAAGAACCGCCTAGTATTCAATTGTTCTTACCAATTCCATGGCCGCAACCTCAACGAATCTCTTCTTCCTGGGCCAACCCTCGGTCCGTCACTCCTGGGGGTGCTGCTTCGTTTTCGCGAGCATGCCATCGCAATAAGTGGAGACATAAAGGCCATGTTCCACCAGGTCTGCCTCCTGCCTGAGGACAAGTCCCTTCTTCGATTTGTGTGGCGAAACCTCTGCCGTGATGTGCCTCCTGTGGTGTATGAGTGGCAGGTCCTGCCATTTGGCACCACATGTTCTCCTTGTTGTGCCACCTTTGCCCTCCAAAAACATGTGCACGATCACAGCAATGAGGAAGAAGATGTCAGGAATTCGGTAGATAGGTGTTTCTATGTAGACAACTGTCTACAGAGTCTACCGTCAAAAGCTGAAGCCAAAGAATTACTTGAAAAATTGCGAGTCCTGTTGGCATCAGGGGGCTTTGAGATCCGCCAGTGGGCTAGTAATGCCCCCGAAATTCTCAGCCATCTCCCTCAAGAAGCTCGCTCAGATAATGCTGAACTGTGGCTCACCCAAAACTCTGCTGATATTCAAGAGTCTACATTAGGACTAAGATGGCACTGCCCTACAGATACCATCGGCTATAAGCATAGACTGGATGACTACGGCCCAACAACAATGCGTACTGTGTACCGTACTTTGGCCAAACAGTATGACCCTTTGGGGCTAATATTGCCATATACAACTCGAGCCAAGGTGATTGTACAGCGACTCTGGGATAAACAAAGGGAGTGGGATGACCCATTACTACCTGAGGAGCTGCTGCAAGCCTGGAATGCATGGGTATCAGAACTGCCTGAATTATCTCGTATTACCTTACCTCGCTGCTATGTTCCCACAACAATGGACCAGCCAGATGTGACAAGAGAGGTCCATGTGTTCTGTGATGCATCTGACAGAGCATATGGATCAGTGGCCTACCTACGCTCTGAAGATGCCTATGGTGGAGTTCACCTGGCTTTCCTGCTGGCCAGATCTCGAGTTGCACCAAAAAGACAACAATCCATGCCAAGACTGGAGCTATGTGCAGCAGTCACTGGAGCTCAACTTGCAAAGCTGATAGTCAGTGAGCTCACCTTACCCATCAAGAGAACAATCCTGTGGTCCGACTCGACCACCGTCCTGACATGGCTCCGGTCAGACTCGTGTCGATTCAAGGTCTTTGTGGGAACCAGGATTGCTGAAATCCAAGAGCTCACAGATCAGCAGTCATGGAGGTATGTGAGCTCCACCCTTAACCCAGCAGATGACCTGACCAGGGGCAAATCCTTGGTGGAACTAGCACAAACAAATAGGTGGTGTCAAGGCCCATCCTTTCTCTTGCAACCACCTCATGAGTGGCCTGAAGCTCCAGCTGGGACATATGAAGAAGACCCTACGGAGTTGCGACGGTCCTTGTTCTGTCATTTCATCTCAACCAGCTCGGATAAGTCTGTCCCTGATTCAAGTCAGTATGCTACATGGAGTGAACTGGTGGAGGCCACAGCACGCACACTTCAGCATGATAAAGCAGAGCAAGATGTTTCACCTACTTCCAGGGCTTATCAGCAGGCAGTCCTTTTCCTCATTAAACAGTCCCAGCTCGAAAGTTTCCCGGAGGAATACCAccttctcaaggccaacaaatcAGTCCCTTCCAGTAGTCGCCTTCTTGTTCTGGCTCCTGAATTTGATGCAACAGATGAGATCATCCGAGTTGGCGGCCGCCTTCGTAGAGCAGAGGATTTGGATCCAAACTTCAAACACCCTATTGTGCTAGATCCGAGCCATTACATCACCAAATTATTAATCCAGGATTGGGACCAGAGATTATGCCACCCTGGACCAGAGCGTGTCTTCGCTGAACTTCGGCGGTCTTACTGGATATTGAGAGGGCGCGAGGCTGTCCGGAAGCACCAGTATGCCTGTCTGGAGTGCCGAAAGTTGAGATCTAAACCTGTTGTACCAAAGATGGCTGACTTGCCTCCTGCTCGACTCCGTTTGTTCAAACCAGCATTTTATTCCACTGGGATGGACTGCTTTGGGCCATTCCAGGTGAAGATTGGCAGGCGTACAGAAAAACGGTGgggtattatatttaaatgcctTACCACTCGAGCAGTGCATCTGGACGTACTCACCTCCATTGATACAGATGCCTTCTTGATGGCTGTACGGAGGTTTACCGCACGCCGTGGTACCCCTGCTGAGCTTTACTCAGACCAAGGGACAAATTTcagaggaggagagaaagagttGAGAGAGGCTTTCTCTGTTATGAGTACTGACCTGCAAGGTTTGCTGGCGAAACATCAGATCAACTTTCACTTCAATCCTCCAACAGCTCCACACTTTGGAGGAGTGTGGGAGCGAGAGATTCGCTCTGTGAAAGCAGCACTTAGCACCACAATTGGAGCACAGAGCGTTCCCGAGGAAGTACTCAGAACAGTTTTAATTGAGGTGGAAGCGATCTTGAATTCTAAACCGTTGGGGTATGTGTCATCCAACATCTCAGATGTTGACCCAATAACACCGAATCATCTTCTGATGGGGCGGCCCAGTAGTTCATTTCCGCAAGTTGTCTACCAAGATTCTGAACGCCTAAGCCGCAGACGGTGGAGACAAAGTCAGATACTGGTGGATCACTTCTGGGCCAAGTTTATAAGTTACTACTTACCTGGTCTGCAGCTGAGGCAGAAATGGCAAGGAACTACTGCGGATCTTACAGAGGGGTCTGTCGTGATGATGGTTGATCCCCAATTGCCAAGGGCTCTATGGTTAGTTGGCAAAGTGGTGAGGGTGTTTCCTAGTGCTGATGGACATGTAAGAGCAGCTGAGGTGAAGGTCGATAACAAGAGTTTTACCAGACCTGTGGTAAGGTTAATTAAGCTGCCTGAACTGCCTAATGATTATTAA
- the LOC113077906 gene encoding uncharacterized protein LOC113077906 encodes MATSKDKSEVLPESVRPRRQVRLPAYLSDYQVNVSSHRELASSYTADTAAQTTFRREEECSAESDGTARKMSSAGSASARPGSQYSTRDEWGTFYAELEDIQAQLGQDTQLIRSLRDRVRQHVLSKCCGEEIPHADTRPLLRDDRVSSPATRQPLSNLAHLSSSPASFSASSQVSSLQTQVSAVSSGESHSVTHLTPQRLRTTLEVNPPPQEDESWPEPPPSVCDDAPYRAREEREFPVSYATSISYSNPVELAVERAVAQPYYAHYVPACVNSFQNPSLRPDRGDIRTNPISQDTQGQSSSLYPSLARPPTQAPYSRPYSTPWPNVAPPAQQQSMYAPRSVQQTEPWLKHSEMPYSQPQPSPYETFPTSLLAQEKVYLGPKPRIPMLVHRDPAEFARLKMSLENLLPADTTELFKYQILVDHLKLEEASLIADSYLNSATPYSDTMTALNERFGQPHQLALKRIAQVMDAPDIKRGDHEAFQRFALQIRALVGMLETLGVEGEVELKCGSHVARLLGKLPPELRADFRRHLYYQSDSVYTLPEFSKWLQYEAWCQGHTEPFTKGNPECRTKPARLTRPATVLHGAKAASQIKGPDPGTKTSTSKTMQHLSKPTPSDTA; translated from the exons ATGGCTACTTCTAAAGACAAGAGTGAAGTCCTTCCAGAATCTGTGCGGCCAAGACGTCAAGTCCGACTGCCAGCCTATTTGTCAGACTACCAAGTAAATGTATCCAGCCACAGAGAACTGGCTTCCTCTTATACAGCAGATACTGCAGCACAGACTACATTTAGACGAGAAGAGGAGTGCAGTGCAGAGAGTGATGGAACTGCTAGGAAGATGTCTTCAGCTGGTTCAGCATCGGCCAGACCTGGAAGTCAGTATTCGACAAGAGATGAGTGGGGAACCTTTTATGCTGAATTAGAGGACATTCAAGCTCAGCTTGGCCAGGACACCCAGCTCATACGGAGTTTACGAGATAGAGTGCGCCAGCATGTATTATCCAAATGCTGTGGGGAGGAAATCCCACATGCAGATACACGCCCATTACTGAGAGATGACAGAGTTTCTTCGCCTGCAACCAGGCAGCCCCTTTCAAACCTTGCTCACTTATCATCCTCACCAGCCTCCTTCTCAGCCTCATCCCAAGTCTCATCACTCCAGACCCAAGTATCAGCTGTGTCCTCAGGCGAGTCCCATTCAGTTACCCACCTAACACCACAGAGACTCAGAACAACATTGGAAGTAAATCCACCTCCTCAGGAGGACGAGTCATGGCCTGAACCACCACCTTCTGTATGTGATGATGCACCATACAGAGCTAGGGAAGAGCGTGAATTCCCAGTCAGTTATGCTACTTCTATCAGTTATTCAAACCCAGTGGAATTAGCTGTGGAGAGAGCAGTAGCACAGCCCTACTATGCACATTATGTTCCAGCCTGTGTAAACTCATTCCAGAATCCGTCACTCAGACCTGACCGAGGGGATATAAGAACTAACCCCATTTCACAAGATACACAGGGTCAGAGCAGTTCATTGTATCCTTCCCTCGCACGCCCTCCAACTCAAGCTCCGTATTCAAGGCCCTATTCTACACCCTGGCCGAATGTTGCTCCACCAGCTCAGCAACAATCTATGTATGCTCCACGATCAGTGCAACAGACTGAACCATGGCTTAAACACTCAGAAATGCCATACAGCCAGCCACAGCCATCGCCTTATGAAACCTTTCCCACATCACTGCTAGCACAGGAGAAAGTCTATCTAGGCCCTAAGCCACGAATCCCCATGCTGGTTCATCGAGATCCTGCAGAATTCGCCAGGTTGAAGATGTCATTGGAGAATCTACTGCCAGCTGATACCACCGAGCTCTTTAAGTACCAGATATTGGTTGACCATCTCAAATTAGAGGAAGCCTCCCTTATTGCTGACTCTTATCTGAACTCTGCCACCCCATACTCTGATACAATGACAGCCTTAAACGAGAGGTTTGGTCAACCGCATCAGTTAGCCCTCAAAAGAATTGCCCAAGTCATGGATGCTCCTGACATTAAGCGAGGGGATCATGAGGCATTTCAGAGGTTTGCACTACAGATCAGAGCTCTTGTGGGGATGTTGGAAACCCTTGGTGTAGAGGGAGAAGTGGAGTTGAAGTGTGGTTCCCATGTTGCCAGACTGCTTGGCAAACTACCTCCAGAGTTGCGTGCAGACTTCCGCCGACACCTGTATTATCAGTCCGATTCAGTTTATACATTACCTGAATTCTCTAAGTGGCTCCAGTACGAAGCATGGTGTCAAGGCCATACCGAACCATTCACCAAAGGAAATCCTGAGTGCCGAACCAAGCCAGCCCGCCTAACCAGACCAGCCACGGTCCTCCATGGTGCCAAAGCTGCCTCACAGATAAAGGGCCCAGATCCAGGAACTAAAACATCCACCTCAA AAACCATGCAGCATTTGTCAAAACCAACACCTTCAGATACTGCATGA
- the LOC113077913 gene encoding perlwapin-like produces MNARVCCSLIAVLLCLSVCLSTKDAQKCAIEKPGSCPKPTGAGLCVEKCSGDGSCPNNQKCCSNGCGHQCMAPYTAEKPGSCPKPTGAGLCVEKCSGDGSCPNNQKCCGNGCGHQCMAPCTGAEPAKPGVCPRNDVKKPMVGVCAEMCSYDCDCPKDQKCCSNGCGHQCTAVSKDKPGVCPMGFLGKGLCKELCVNDGDCPNEAKCCSTKCGRECTSLPKVRPGPCPKPSV; encoded by the exons ATGAACGCTCGAGTGTGTTGCTCGTTGATTGCTGTCTtgttgtgtctctctgtgtgcttGAGCACAAAAGATGCCCAAAAATGTGCCATAG AAAAGCCAGGATCTTGTCCAAAACCCACTGGAGCCGGACTGTGTGTTGAGAAGTGTTCTGGTGACGGTAGCTGTCCAAACAATCAGAAATGCTGCAGCAATGGATGTGGACATCAGTGTATGGCTCCATATAcag CAGAAAAGCCAGGATCGTGTCCAAAACCCACTGGAGCCGGACTGTGTGTTGAGAAGTGTTCTGGTGACGGTAGCTGTCCCAACAATCAGAAGTGCTGCGGCAATGGATGTGGACATCAGTGTATGGCTCCATGTACTGGTG CTGAACCAGCAAAGCCAGGAGTGTGTCCTAGAAACGATGTTAAAAAACCGATGGTAGGAGTGTGTGCCGAGATGTGTTCCTATGACTGTGACTGTCCGAAGGATCAGAAATGCTGCAGCAATGGATGTGGACATCAGTGTACAGCTGTATCTAAAG ACAAGCCAGGAGTGTGTCCAATGGGTTTCCTTGGAAAAGGATTGTGTAAAGAGTTGTGTGTCAATGACGGTGACTGTCCGAATGAAGCGAAATGCTGCAGCACTAAATGTGGGCGTGAATGTACATCTCTACCTAAAG TGAGGCCTGGTCCATGTCCCAAACCAAGTGTATGA
- the LOC113077914 gene encoding perlwapin isoform X1 → MNARVCCSLIAVLLCLSVCLSTKDAQKCAIEKPGSCPEPVGPGLCVEKCSGDGSCPNNQKCCSNGCGHQCMPPYQAVKPGSCPKPTGAGLCVEQCSGDGSCPNNQKCCSNGCGHQCMAPCTGAGPAKPGVCPRNNVKKPMVGVCAEMCSHDDDCPKDQKCCSSGCGRQCMAPYKEKPGVCPVSFAGVKGRCAEELCVSDFNCPGNQKCCSSICGGRMCTPAS, encoded by the exons ATGAACGCTCGAGTGTGTTGCTCGTTGATCGCTGTCTtgttgtgtctctctgtgtgcttGAGCACAAAAGATGCCCAAAAATGTGCCATAG AAAAGCCAGGATCATGTCCAGAACCTGTTGGACCCGGACTGTGTGTTGAGAAGTGTTCTGGTGACGGTAGCTGTCCAAACAATCAGAAATGCTGCAGCAATGGATGTGGACATCAGTGTATGCCTCCATATCAAG CAGTAAAGCCAGGATCGTGTCCAAAACCCACTGGAGCCGGACTGTGTGTTGAGCAGTGTTCTGGTGACGGTAGCTGTCCCAACAACCAGAAATGCTGCAGCAATGGATGTGGACATCAGTGTATGGCTCCATGTACTGGTG CTGGACCAGCAAAGCCAGGAGTGTGTCCTAGAAACAATGTTAAAAAACCGATGGTAGGAGTGTGTGCCGAGATGTGTTCCCATGACGATGACTGTCCGAAGGATCAGAAATGCTGCAGCAGTGGATGTGGCCGACAGTGTATGGCTCCTTATAAAG AAAAGCCAGGAGTGTGTCCAGTGTCTTTTGCTGGAGTAAAAGGACGGTGTGCAGAAGAGTTGTGTGTCAGTGACTTTAACTGTCCAGGAAATCAGAAGTGCTGCAGCTCTATATGTGGAGGACGTATGTGTACACCTGCATCTTAA
- the LOC113077914 gene encoding perlwapin isoform X3 — protein MNARVCCSLIAVLLCLSVCLSTKDAQKCAIEKPGSCPEPVGPGLCVEKCSGDGSCPNNQKCCSNGCGHQCMPPYQVKPGSCPKPTGAGLCVEQCSGDGSCPNNQKCCSNGCGHQCMAPCTGAGPAKPGVCPRNNVKKPMVGVCAEMCSHDDDCPKDQKCCSSGCGRQCMAPYKEKPGVCPVSFAGVKGRCAEELCVSDFNCPGNQKCCSSICGGRMCTPAS, from the exons ATGAACGCTCGAGTGTGTTGCTCGTTGATCGCTGTCTtgttgtgtctctctgtgtgcttGAGCACAAAAGATGCCCAAAAATGTGCCATAG AAAAGCCAGGATCATGTCCAGAACCTGTTGGACCCGGACTGTGTGTTGAGAAGTGTTCTGGTGACGGTAGCTGTCCAAACAATCAGAAATGCTGCAGCAATGGATGTGGACATCAGTGTATGCCTCCATATCAAG TAAAGCCAGGATCGTGTCCAAAACCCACTGGAGCCGGACTGTGTGTTGAGCAGTGTTCTGGTGACGGTAGCTGTCCCAACAACCAGAAATGCTGCAGCAATGGATGTGGACATCAGTGTATGGCTCCATGTACTGGTG CTGGACCAGCAAAGCCAGGAGTGTGTCCTAGAAACAATGTTAAAAAACCGATGGTAGGAGTGTGTGCCGAGATGTGTTCCCATGACGATGACTGTCCGAAGGATCAGAAATGCTGCAGCAGTGGATGTGGCCGACAGTGTATGGCTCCTTATAAAG AAAAGCCAGGAGTGTGTCCAGTGTCTTTTGCTGGAGTAAAAGGACGGTGTGCAGAAGAGTTGTGTGTCAGTGACTTTAACTGTCCAGGAAATCAGAAGTGCTGCAGCTCTATATGTGGAGGACGTATGTGTACACCTGCATCTTAA